In Vicinamibacteria bacterium, a genomic segment contains:
- a CDS encoding Gldg family protein → MKRVSVYAGALGAGALVAGVILFVTQRPREVYWATCLSAGLLAIAFYVVNHWREISTFWGRRAAREGANSGLLVAIVVGILAAVNFISNNHAKQWDLTAAKQHTLSEQSIQILDELDRDVRIVLLDIPARAVAARDLLDLYDNQGSRVSTEVVDPEAQPERALEFQSPTEPGITLGTVVVEVGEKTERATAATEPEITNAILRALKEERKKIYFVGGHGEKPIDDGEPQSGLSIMNAKLKDSLYDTETLVLARSSVDERLSVPADADLVVVAGPRTDFSSEEIEALDAYIRGGGKAVFLVDPSSQGETDALVNFLRELGADLGDDVVIDRFSNPAAYPVVSDYGRHPIVESFRNVRSIFPLVRSVSRPEELPEGVSATELFTTADEESWAETRIEELVERQGPAPDQKRGPLSLALALTLVGEGGGDGEDATEARVVVVGDSDFIANELAQAPILNADLFLNMVNWAAQDEDLMSIRPREPEDRRIFLSAQQRGNVFFLSLLVVPGIVLVTGISVWWGRR, encoded by the coding sequence ATGAAGCGAGTGTCCGTTTACGCCGGCGCCCTCGGCGCGGGGGCGCTTGTCGCCGGAGTCATCCTGTTCGTCACCCAGCGGCCTCGCGAGGTGTACTGGGCGACGTGCCTTTCGGCCGGGCTCCTGGCGATCGCCTTCTACGTCGTGAATCACTGGCGAGAGATCTCGACGTTCTGGGGCCGACGTGCGGCGAGAGAGGGAGCGAACTCGGGCCTCCTCGTCGCCATCGTCGTGGGCATTCTCGCCGCGGTGAACTTCATCTCCAACAATCACGCCAAGCAGTGGGACCTGACGGCGGCCAAGCAACATACCTTGTCCGAACAGTCGATACAGATCCTCGACGAGCTCGACCGCGACGTGAGAATCGTTCTCCTCGACATTCCCGCCCGAGCGGTGGCGGCGCGCGATCTGCTGGATCTCTACGACAACCAGGGCTCGCGCGTGTCGACCGAGGTCGTCGACCCCGAGGCGCAACCCGAGCGAGCCCTGGAGTTCCAGAGTCCGACGGAGCCGGGCATCACCCTGGGAACCGTGGTGGTCGAGGTCGGCGAGAAGACCGAGCGCGCCACCGCCGCGACCGAGCCCGAGATCACGAACGCCATCCTCCGGGCGCTCAAGGAGGAGCGCAAGAAGATCTACTTCGTGGGCGGCCATGGAGAAAAACCGATCGACGACGGCGAGCCCCAGAGCGGGCTTTCGATCATGAACGCCAAGCTAAAGGACTCGCTCTACGACACGGAAACGCTCGTTCTGGCGCGCTCGAGCGTGGACGAGCGGCTCTCGGTTCCGGCGGACGCCGATCTCGTCGTCGTCGCCGGGCCGCGAACGGATTTCTCCTCCGAGGAGATCGAAGCGCTGGACGCCTACATTCGCGGCGGGGGCAAGGCGGTATTTCTCGTCGATCCGTCGAGCCAGGGCGAGACCGACGCCCTGGTGAATTTCCTGAGGGAGCTGGGTGCCGATCTCGGAGACGATGTGGTGATCGACCGCTTCAGCAATCCAGCCGCTTATCCCGTCGTCAGCGACTACGGCCGTCACCCCATCGTGGAGAGCTTCCGCAACGTGCGGAGCATCTTCCCCCTCGTCCGTTCGGTATCCCGGCCCGAGGAGCTGCCCGAGGGCGTTTCCGCGACCGAGCTCTTCACCACGGCCGACGAGGAGAGCTGGGCGGAGACCCGCATCGAGGAGCTTGTCGAGCGGCAGGGTCCGGCCCCCGATCAGAAGCGTGGTCCCTTGAGCCTCGCTCTCGCGCTGACGCTCGTCGGCGAGGGCGGGGGGGACGGTGAGGACGCGACCGAGGCCCGGGTCGTCGTCGTAGGAGATTCGGACTTCATCGCCAACGAGCTGGCCCAGGCCCCGATCCTGAACGCGGATCTCTTTCTCAACATGGTTAACTGGGCCGCCCAGGACGAGGACCTCATGTCCATCCGCCCTCGCGAGCCCGAAGACCGCCGCATCTTTCTTTCGGCCCAGCAGCGAGGAAACGTCTTCTTTCTCTCGTTGCTCGTCGTGCCCGGAATCGTGCTGGTGACGGGCATTTCCGTGTGGTGGGGGAGGCGATAG
- a CDS encoding DUF4340 domain-containing protein — protein sequence MKRSTVAALAVLLLLGGYIYFFEREPAPESDGEPVFDVEQDSIVRVDIRERGEPEVTVEKNDDGWRIVAPIEADADPDEIDNLLRSAATMSFERAVAKASEVDLGAFGLVEPSVTFSFRTEAGEEQGLAFGSDTPTSGNRYARRQGDEDILVVASHSSLGFEKTAWDLRDKSLFDLSEDAEATRIAIDRPAGRLVFARVDGDWRLEEPFHARAEAYEASGIASQIQSAEMQEIVTDGDFDRPDFTVRLELAGEEEPLVLEIGEKRDIDYLARSPSRADRFLVDGALVDDLAKEASEYVSKKLFHYSTFQVHRFRIGERTIEKDGSGEEAVWRETAPQTRDLDRSVVEDLLYKLNSTSATEIAEGVAFAPKVTIAVVSGDPEREETTELGEPGEDAVYARREGDDVLLKLPLATWQEIEALVPLTPKAETEPEPENP from the coding sequence TTGAAACGCTCGACCGTCGCCGCCCTGGCCGTGCTCCTCCTGCTCGGCGGCTACATTTATTTCTTCGAGCGCGAGCCCGCTCCCGAGTCCGACGGCGAGCCGGTGTTCGACGTCGAGCAGGATTCCATCGTCCGGGTCGATATCCGGGAACGCGGCGAGCCCGAGGTGACGGTCGAAAAGAACGACGATGGCTGGCGGATCGTGGCGCCGATCGAGGCCGATGCCGATCCCGACGAGATCGATAACCTGCTCCGGAGCGCCGCCACGATGAGCTTCGAGCGCGCGGTCGCGAAAGCCTCCGAGGTCGACCTCGGCGCCTTCGGGCTCGTCGAGCCGTCGGTGACGTTCTCGTTCCGGACCGAAGCGGGCGAAGAGCAGGGTCTCGCCTTCGGCTCCGACACCCCGACGAGCGGCAACCGATACGCCCGCCGCCAGGGCGACGAGGACATCCTCGTCGTCGCTTCGCACTCGTCGCTCGGCTTCGAGAAGACCGCCTGGGACCTCAGAGACAAGAGCCTCTTCGACCTGTCCGAGGACGCCGAAGCGACGCGGATCGCGATCGACCGCCCCGCGGGCCGGCTCGTCTTCGCTCGAGTCGACGGCGACTGGCGCCTCGAGGAGCCCTTTCACGCTCGCGCCGAGGCCTACGAGGCGAGCGGGATCGCGTCACAGATCCAGAGCGCGGAGATGCAGGAGATCGTGACCGATGGCGATTTCGACCGGCCCGACTTCACCGTCCGGCTCGAGCTCGCGGGAGAGGAAGAACCGCTCGTCCTCGAGATCGGTGAGAAGAGGGACATCGACTATCTGGCGCGATCGCCCTCTCGCGCCGATCGCTTCCTCGTCGACGGGGCCCTGGTGGACGATCTCGCGAAGGAAGCGAGCGAGTACGTTTCGAAGAAGCTCTTCCACTACTCGACGTTTCAGGTCCACCGGTTTCGCATCGGGGAGCGAACGATCGAAAAGGACGGCTCGGGAGAGGAGGCCGTCTGGCGGGAGACCGCACCCCAAACGCGCGATCTCGATCGGTCGGTCGTGGAAGACCTCCTCTACAAGCTGAACAGTACGAGCGCCACCGAGATCGCGGAGGGCGTGGCGTTCGCACCGAAGGTCACGATCGCGGTCGTCTCCGGGGATCCCGAGCGGGAGGAGACGACCGAGCTCGGCGAGCCAGGAGAAGACGCGGTCTACGCCCGCCGCGAGGGCGACGACGTCCTCCTGAAGCTGCCTCTCGCGACCTGGCAGGAGATCGAGGCGCTTGTTCCGCTGACGCCGAAGGCCGAGACCGAGCCGGAGCCCGAAAACCCGTAG
- a CDS encoding DUF433 domain-containing protein produces MDADGVARVGTTRVTLDTVITAFKEGGTAEEIVSEYPTLQLADVYSVIAYYLRRPDEVEKYLQQRLDLAKQVRDRNESRFDPTGIRDRLLARRPKTG; encoded by the coding sequence ATGGATGCCGACGGTGTTGCGCGTGTCGGCACGACGAGGGTGACGCTGGACACCGTCATCACGGCCTTCAAGGAAGGTGGAACCGCGGAAGAAATCGTGAGTGAATACCCCACGCTCCAGCTCGCCGACGTCTATTCCGTAATTGCTTACTATCTTCGTAGACCGGATGAGGTCGAGAAGTACCTTCAGCAACGGCTCGATCTCGCGAAACAGGTCCGAGATCGGAACGAATCGCGTTTCGACCCCACAGGAATTCGCGATCGGCTCTTGGCCCGACGCCCCAAGACAGGCTAG
- the proC gene encoding pyrroline-5-carboxylate reductase: MERLNQKLAILGLGKMGGLLAQAFLARGLVTPGQLLAAVKHPDRARKLDSELPFSVTTDNRAAVREAGIVLLAVKPQAMEDVVSEVAPFLTRDKLVVSILASVPTSSLERQLAADVPVVRAMPNTPCSVGEGMTVLCRGRSADEGDLALAAKLFDTVGRTLVMDEKHMDAVTGLSASGPAYIYVILESLAEAGVKLGLPRDVATLLAAQTTLGAAKQVLESGAHPALLKDEVTTPAGCTIDGLLELEEGKLRVTLIKAVVKAGERARDLYKGSEDSINAMAPRRGDAKGEL, encoded by the coding sequence ATGGAACGACTGAACCAGAAGCTCGCCATCCTCGGCCTGGGAAAGATGGGAGGCCTGCTCGCTCAGGCCTTTCTCGCGCGTGGGCTCGTGACACCGGGCCAGCTCCTCGCGGCCGTCAAGCACCCCGACCGCGCCCGGAAGCTCGACTCCGAGCTTCCGTTCTCGGTGACCACCGACAATCGGGCGGCGGTGAGAGAGGCCGGCATCGTCCTCCTGGCGGTCAAGCCGCAGGCGATGGAAGACGTGGTGTCGGAGGTCGCGCCGTTTCTCACCCGGGACAAGCTCGTGGTCTCGATCCTCGCGTCGGTACCGACGTCCAGTCTCGAGCGCCAGCTCGCGGCGGACGTCCCCGTCGTGCGCGCGATGCCGAACACGCCGTGCTCCGTGGGCGAAGGGATGACCGTATTGTGCCGGGGGAGGAGCGCCGACGAGGGCGATCTCGCCCTGGCGGCGAAGCTCTTCGACACCGTGGGCCGCACGCTGGTGATGGACGAAAAGCACATGGATGCCGTGACCGGGCTTTCCGCGAGCGGACCGGCCTACATCTACGTCATCCTCGAGTCTCTCGCCGAGGCGGGCGTGAAGCTCGGCCTGCCGCGCGACGTGGCCACCCTGCTCGCGGCGCAGACGACTCTCGGCGCCGCCAAACAGGTTCTCGAGTCGGGAGCTCATCCCGCGCTGTTGAAGGATGAGGTGACGACCCCCGCCGGTTGCACCATCGACGGTCTTCTCGAGCTCGAGGAGGGAAAGCTTCGCGTGACACTCATCAAAGCCGTCGTCAAGGCGGGCGAGAGAGCGCGAGATCTCTACAAGGGCTCGGAGGACTCGATCAACGCAATGGCGCCGAGACGGGGAGACGCAAAGGGCGAGTTATAA
- the dinB gene encoding DNA polymerase IV, whose translation MARTILHVDMDAFYTSIEERDHPEYRGKPVVVGADPRAGAGRGVVAAASYEARKFGVRSAMPIGRAYRACPNGIYLPSDMKKYQRVSRGIMAFFRSYTDLVEPISIDEAFLDVSVICLPEKGEALAREIKLGIFEREGLKASIGVAPNKFLAKIASDLKKPDGLVVVPEGGELAFLEELPIERLWGVGPKSAERLHQMGFSRIKDLWNVTPETIGPGKHGEHLLRLARGIDDRPVVPHHEPKSIGHETTFLEDIDDMERVRRTLLKLADAVAARLREHDVRGQTVTLKFRDHHFVTETRSRTLREGTDDAAEIYRTVLALLDRVELEGRKVRLVGVSLSNLKDADEARQLSLFGAEDRKERLDRARDALLARFGKGSVTPASLLQDESLWND comes from the coding sequence GTGGCGAGAACGATCCTCCATGTCGACATGGATGCGTTCTACACGTCCATCGAAGAGCGCGATCACCCCGAGTACCGCGGCAAGCCGGTCGTCGTGGGGGCCGACCCCAGGGCCGGCGCCGGCCGGGGCGTCGTCGCCGCCGCTTCCTACGAGGCGAGGAAGTTCGGCGTGCGCTCCGCCATGCCCATCGGCCGCGCCTACCGCGCCTGTCCGAACGGCATCTACCTCCCGAGCGACATGAAGAAGTACCAGCGCGTCTCCCGCGGCATCATGGCGTTTTTTCGGAGCTACACCGATCTCGTCGAGCCCATCTCGATCGACGAGGCTTTTCTCGACGTGAGCGTCATCTGCCTGCCGGAGAAGGGCGAGGCTCTGGCGCGCGAGATCAAGCTCGGCATCTTCGAGCGCGAGGGCCTCAAGGCCTCGATCGGCGTCGCGCCCAACAAGTTCCTCGCCAAGATCGCTTCCGATCTGAAGAAGCCCGACGGTCTCGTCGTGGTGCCCGAAGGAGGCGAGCTCGCCTTTCTCGAGGAGCTTCCCATCGAGCGACTCTGGGGCGTCGGGCCGAAGTCCGCCGAACGTCTCCACCAGATGGGCTTCTCCCGCATCAAGGACCTCTGGAACGTGACTCCGGAAACGATCGGTCCGGGAAAGCACGGAGAGCATCTGCTGAGGCTCGCGCGAGGAATCGACGACCGGCCCGTGGTGCCGCACCACGAGCCCAAGTCGATCGGCCACGAGACCACTTTCCTCGAGGATATCGACGACATGGAACGCGTCCGAAGGACGCTTCTGAAGCTCGCCGACGCCGTGGCGGCGCGCCTTCGGGAGCACGACGTGCGCGGTCAAACGGTGACGCTCAAGTTTCGCGACCATCACTTCGTCACCGAGACGCGCTCTCGAACCCTTCGTGAGGGGACCGACGACGCGGCCGAGATCTATCGAACCGTCCTCGCGCTGCTCGACCGCGTGGAGCTCGAGGGTCGGAAGGTGCGCCTCGTCGGGGTGAGCCTCTCCAACTTGAAGGACGCGGATGAGGCACGGCAGCTCTCGCTCTTCGGCGCCGAAGACCGGAAGGAACGCCTCGATCGGGCGCGGGACGCTCTCCTGGCTCGCTTCGGGAAGGGAAGTGTCACCCCCGCGTCGCTGCTCCAGGATGAATCACTATGGAACGACTGA
- a CDS encoding EutN/CcmL family microcompartment protein encodes MILGEVTGSVVATEKHYKLEGRKLLLVQPLGLDQRAKGEPILAVDGVDAGEGDRVLVVLEGRSAAMVSGRPESPLDAAVVAVVDHVELAP; translated from the coding sequence GTGATCCTGGGTGAAGTGACCGGGAGCGTCGTCGCCACCGAGAAGCACTACAAGCTCGAAGGGCGAAAGCTGCTCCTGGTGCAGCCTCTCGGCCTCGACCAGCGGGCCAAAGGCGAGCCGATTCTCGCCGTGGACGGGGTGGACGCCGGCGAAGGGGACCGGGTTCTCGTGGTTCTCGAAGGCCGTTCGGCGGCAATGGTCTCGGGACGCCCGGAAAGCCCCCTGGACGCCGCCGTGGTCGCCGTCGTGGATCACGTCGAGCTCGCGCCATGA
- a CDS encoding EutN/CcmL family microcompartment protein, with translation MQLADVVGTLVATVKDSGLVGRRLLVIQPVDPAGSPTGAPVVAVDGVGVGIGERVFFVKGREAAFLFLPDTVPADVGIAGKVDVVNT, from the coding sequence ATGCAGCTCGCTGATGTCGTCGGAACGCTCGTCGCCACGGTGAAAGACTCGGGGCTCGTCGGTCGGCGGCTTCTGGTGATCCAGCCCGTGGATCCTGCCGGCTCGCCCACCGGCGCCCCCGTGGTCGCCGTCGACGGCGTGGGGGTCGGGATCGGCGAGCGCGTCTTCTTCGTCAAGGGGCGGGAGGCCGCCTTCTTGTTCCTCCCGGATACGGTCCCCGCCGACGTCGGGATCGCCGGCAAAGTGGACGTGGTGAACACGTGA
- a CDS encoding EutN/CcmL family microcompartment protein, which produces MIIGRVAGTVVATRKDEKLEGFKLLIVRTVDPDGREKDGYVVAVDTVDAGVGELVLVVSGSSARMATGCADRPVDAAIAGIVDEIDYAAR; this is translated from the coding sequence TTGATCATCGGGCGGGTGGCCGGCACCGTCGTGGCGACGCGCAAGGACGAGAAGCTCGAGGGCTTCAAGCTTCTCATCGTCCGCACGGTCGACCCCGACGGGCGAGAGAAGGACGGTTACGTCGTGGCCGTCGACACGGTGGATGCGGGCGTCGGCGAGCTCGTGCTCGTCGTGTCGGGAAGCTCTGCCCGCATGGCCACGGGGTGCGCCGACCGCCCCGTCGACGCCGCGATCGCCGGCATCGTGGACGAGATCGACTATGCAGCTCGCTGA
- the eutM gene encoding ethanolamine utilization microcompartment protein EutM produces MAESIGEALGMIETKGLVAMIEASDAMVKAAKVTLIGYEKIGAGYVTAIVRGDVAACKAATDAGAAAARRVGELISVHVIPRPHSSLEDRLPIGKSDSK; encoded by the coding sequence ATGGCCGAATCTATCGGTGAAGCATTGGGAATGATCGAGACCAAGGGTCTGGTTGCGATGATCGAGGCCTCGGACGCGATGGTCAAGGCGGCCAAGGTGACGCTCATCGGCTACGAGAAGATCGGTGCCGGCTACGTGACCGCCATCGTGCGCGGCGACGTGGCCGCGTGCAAGGCGGCGACCGACGCGGGCGCCGCGGCGGCGCGCCGCGTGGGCGAGCTCATATCGGTCCACGTCATCCCGAGACCTCACTCGAGCCTCGAAGATCGACTTCCGATCGGAAAGTCCGACTCTAAGTAG